A window of the Sphaerobacter thermophilus DSM 20745 genome harbors these coding sequences:
- a CDS encoding DUF2630 family protein: MSRDDRARLLRRRVPDPDLSVSDVPRGDMPELDEQVEPYGGALRHDSDTLARINALNEERRRLLNAQVYGLAATKRAERLRQIQEELDQLWLKRRLELSQQPGDAPDWLEGDYGAN, encoded by the coding sequence ATGTCCCGAGACGACCGAGCACGATTGCTGCGCCGCCGTGTTCCTGACCCGGACTTGAGCGTGTCGGATGTGCCGCGGGGCGACATGCCGGAGCTGGACGAACAGGTGGAGCCGTACGGCGGCGCGCTGCGACACGACAGCGACACTCTGGCGCGGATCAATGCACTGAATGAGGAACGCCGCCGCCTGCTGAACGCGCAGGTGTACGGGCTTGCCGCAACAAAGCGGGCCGAGCGGCTGCGTCAGATCCAGGAGGAATTGGACCAGCTCTGGCTGAAGCGCCGGCTGGAGTTGAGCCAGCAACCGGGCGACGCCCCCGACTGGCTGGAGGGCGACTACGGGGCGAACTGA
- the rpsD gene encoding 30S ribosomal protein S4: MARYTGPKHKISRREGINLTGTRSRSLERRLKTPPGAHAHARPRRMTEYGRQLREKQKLKRHFGMLEKQFRRTFQDARRSKEPTGTALVKLLESRLDNVVYRLGFTPTRPMARQLVNHGHVLVNGRRVDIPSYRVSPGDTIALTEKAAEIPDVQEALQDAGHQIPSWLSREGTQPVGRVISEPNPEELDIPVDIELIIAFYAR; the protein is encoded by the coding sequence ATGGCGCGTTACACTGGACCCAAGCACAAGATCTCCAGGCGGGAGGGCATCAACCTGACCGGTACCCGGTCGCGCTCGCTGGAGCGGCGGCTCAAGACCCCGCCCGGCGCCCATGCCCATGCCCGCCCGCGCCGCATGACCGAGTACGGCCGCCAGCTTCGCGAGAAGCAGAAGTTGAAGCGGCATTTCGGCATGCTTGAGAAGCAGTTCCGCCGGACGTTCCAGGACGCCCGCCGGTCGAAGGAGCCGACCGGAACCGCGCTGGTCAAGCTGCTTGAGTCGCGGCTGGACAACGTCGTCTACCGGCTGGGCTTCACCCCGACCCGCCCCATGGCCCGCCAGCTCGTGAATCACGGGCATGTGCTGGTCAACGGCCGCCGGGTCGACATCCCCTCCTACCGGGTGTCCCCGGGCGATACGATCGCGCTGACCGAGAAGGCGGCGGAGATCCCGGACGTCCAGGAGGCACTCCAGGACGCCGGACATCAGATCCCGTCGTGGCTCTCCCGCGAGGGCACACAGCCGGTCGGCCGGGTGATTTCGGAACCCAATCCCGAGGAGCTGGACATCCCGGTCGACATCGAACTGATCATCGCGTTCTACGCGCGGTAG
- a CDS encoding GNAT family N-acetyltransferase has protein sequence MERIVVRGAEPEDVPAITEILNCPGVVYGTLQLPYRSVAERRQRGTDHDPDVHRLVAEVDGRVVGTLGLHVERHARRRHVGSIGMAVHDEFQGRGVGTALMAAMIDLADNWLGLHRVELTVYADNAAAIHLYEKFGFVVEGRFVDYAFRAGQYVDALAMARLRPASHGEDTGAGQAPSA, from the coding sequence ATGGAGAGGATTGTCGTTCGCGGGGCCGAGCCGGAGGACGTACCGGCCATCACCGAGATTCTGAACTGCCCCGGCGTGGTCTATGGCACGCTCCAGCTCCCCTATCGCTCGGTCGCGGAGCGGCGACAACGGGGTACGGACCACGACCCTGACGTCCACCGGCTGGTGGCCGAGGTGGACGGCCGCGTGGTGGGAACCCTCGGGCTCCATGTCGAGCGCCATGCGCGGCGCCGGCACGTCGGCTCGATCGGGATGGCGGTGCACGATGAGTTTCAGGGGCGGGGCGTCGGGACCGCCCTGATGGCAGCGATGATCGACCTGGCCGACAACTGGCTCGGTCTGCACCGGGTCGAGTTGACCGTCTACGCCGACAATGCCGCGGCGATCCACCTCTACGAGAAGTTCGGCTTCGTGGTGGAAGGTCGGTTCGTCGACTACGCGTTCCGGGCCGGACAATATGTCGACGCCCTGGCCATGGCGCGGCTGCGCCCGGCGAGCCACGGTGAGGACACGGGAGCCGGGCAGGCGCCGTCCGCTTGA
- a CDS encoding HAD family hydrolase, with amino-acid sequence MATSGFRPKLVLFDLDDTLCDHNASLRLRLRMAFAEACRGLDDVDLDALVEASVARSVFGTDHFADILAQVGAGTPERVERAVASYVSDRYRGLKLFDEALEVVDAVRQHARVGMITNGPSVIQRDKIARLRIADAFPFILVSEEVGVWKPDPAIFQRALELGEAAPHEAVYVGDNPEHDVAGARAAGLASVWVNRNGREWPGGPPPDYTIANLRELLPLFGFDGTR; translated from the coding sequence ATGGCCACGAGCGGTTTCCGTCCTAAACTGGTCCTTTTCGACCTCGACGACACGCTGTGCGACCATAATGCGTCGCTGCGGCTGCGCCTTCGGATGGCGTTCGCGGAAGCTTGCCGTGGCCTGGATGATGTTGACCTGGATGCGCTGGTCGAGGCGTCGGTCGCGCGCTCCGTCTTTGGTACCGACCACTTCGCCGACATCCTGGCGCAGGTCGGAGCCGGGACACCGGAGCGGGTCGAGCGCGCGGTCGCATCCTACGTGAGCGATCGCTACCGCGGCCTGAAACTCTTCGACGAGGCGCTGGAGGTGGTCGACGCCGTGCGGCAGCACGCGCGGGTGGGGATGATCACCAACGGTCCGAGCGTGATCCAGCGCGACAAGATCGCACGCCTGCGGATCGCGGATGCCTTCCCGTTCATCCTCGTCTCGGAGGAGGTCGGAGTCTGGAAGCCGGACCCGGCAATCTTCCAGCGCGCGCTGGAGCTCGGTGAGGCGGCGCCGCACGAGGCGGTGTACGTGGGGGACAACCCGGAGCACGACGTGGCCGGCGCCCGGGCTGCGGGCCTTGCCAGCGTGTGGGTGAATCGCAACGGCCGGGAGTGGCCCGGTGGCCCGCCGCCCGATTACACGATTGCGAACCTGCGCGAGCTGCTGCCGCTCTTCGGGTTCGACGGCACCCGGTAG
- a CDS encoding polysaccharide deacetylase family protein encodes MRWRQMSRVMTLLLVTISLACGGAASEPTATPSPTPTEPPTPTATPTPEPTPTLTPEELATYQPNEMGQVMVLMYHGITEDGGEYDRTPDGFRQDLQWLYDNGYYVIPIRDYLTNRISAPPGKRPVVLTFDDGVVSQFRYLVDENGQKTIDPNCAVGILEDFFTRHPDFGRGGLFSILPRAPFAWPDEPEQLEYAEEKLRWLVEHGYEIGNHTLSHANLRELSDEEIKAELAGAVDMIREYVPDAEVEVIALPFGMYPPGGDDTLLRGFTYEGREYRFTGALMVGANPAPSPVDAEFDPFWTPRIQATEEVLAEWFAYAADNPAIMYASDGNPDTVTIPDTLPEWLAERFMEDRASDKTVIRYPDVADRRGG; translated from the coding sequence ATGCGCTGGCGGCAGATGTCGCGGGTGATGACGCTGTTGCTTGTAACGATCTCGCTTGCGTGCGGGGGAGCCGCCTCGGAACCGACAGCGACACCGTCGCCGACCCCGACCGAACCGCCAACCCCGACCGCGACCCCGACGCCGGAGCCGACACCCACGCTGACCCCGGAGGAACTGGCGACCTACCAGCCGAACGAGATGGGCCAGGTCATGGTCCTGATGTACCACGGCATCACCGAGGACGGCGGCGAGTACGACCGCACCCCCGACGGTTTCCGGCAGGACCTCCAGTGGCTCTACGACAACGGCTACTACGTCATCCCGATCCGCGACTACCTGACCAACCGCATCAGCGCACCGCCCGGCAAGCGCCCGGTGGTCCTGACCTTCGACGACGGCGTGGTCAGCCAGTTCCGCTACCTGGTCGACGAGAATGGCCAGAAGACGATTGACCCAAACTGCGCCGTAGGCATCCTGGAAGACTTCTTCACGCGCCACCCGGACTTCGGGCGCGGTGGGCTCTTTTCGATCCTGCCGCGGGCGCCGTTCGCCTGGCCCGACGAGCCGGAGCAACTGGAATACGCCGAGGAGAAGCTGCGCTGGCTCGTGGAGCACGGGTACGAGATTGGCAACCATACCCTGAGTCACGCCAACCTGCGCGAGTTGTCGGACGAGGAGATCAAGGCGGAGCTGGCCGGTGCGGTCGATATGATCCGCGAGTACGTGCCGGACGCTGAGGTCGAGGTGATCGCGCTGCCGTTCGGGATGTACCCGCCGGGTGGGGACGATACGCTGCTGCGCGGCTTCACCTACGAGGGCCGGGAGTACCGCTTCACCGGCGCGCTGATGGTGGGCGCCAACCCGGCACCGTCGCCGGTGGACGCGGAATTCGACCCCTTCTGGACGCCGCGGATCCAGGCCACCGAGGAGGTGCTGGCCGAGTGGTTCGCATACGCGGCAGACAACCCAGCTATAATGTATGCCAGTGATGGGAACCCGGACACGGTGACCATCCCCGACACTCTACCCGAGTGGCTGGCCGAGCGCTTCATGGAGGACCGGGCCAGCGACAAGACGGTCATCCGCTACCCCGACGTAGCCGACCGGAGAGGTGGTTAG
- the ispH gene encoding 4-hydroxy-3-methylbut-2-enyl diphosphate reductase produces the protein MTRRIVMAEELGYCWGVRRALEIITEAGDPNNPVATIGDVIHNPQVVQRLKARGVDTAESVEEAAQRGFRRVAITAHGAGPERARLAAEHGLELIDTTCPLVTKVQRLGQKLVRQGYFLVVYGDSFHPEVRGVLAWAETSRAVAAKHIEDLPWNAPRGSTDPDAKVPPRKVAVVSQTTKNVDEFMEFVTQLTSMVARDGGEIRVCNTICEPTSERQNALRRLAGEVDLILAIGGKKSSNTARLAEVGRSYGVPSYHIESEAEIEPAWLDGVEVVGVTAGASTPDDVIEGVVDWLVGQGFAPPEDGIRYRDLDDVPAY, from the coding sequence ATGACGCGACGCATAGTGATGGCGGAGGAGCTGGGGTATTGTTGGGGTGTCCGCCGCGCCCTGGAGATCATCACCGAGGCGGGCGACCCGAACAACCCGGTCGCGACCATCGGCGACGTGATCCATAACCCCCAGGTCGTGCAGCGTCTCAAGGCGCGAGGCGTGGACACCGCTGAGTCGGTCGAAGAGGCCGCGCAGCGCGGCTTCCGGCGGGTAGCGATCACGGCGCATGGCGCCGGTCCGGAGCGTGCGCGGCTGGCTGCCGAGCACGGGCTGGAGCTGATCGACACGACCTGCCCCCTGGTGACCAAGGTCCAGCGTCTCGGGCAGAAGTTGGTGCGGCAGGGGTACTTCCTGGTGGTTTATGGCGATTCCTTCCACCCCGAGGTGCGCGGGGTTCTCGCCTGGGCCGAAACCTCACGTGCCGTCGCCGCCAAGCATATCGAGGACCTGCCCTGGAACGCGCCGCGCGGGTCGACCGACCCGGACGCCAAGGTACCCCCGCGCAAGGTGGCGGTCGTCTCGCAGACGACCAAAAACGTCGACGAATTCATGGAGTTCGTCACCCAGTTGACGTCGATGGTCGCCCGCGACGGCGGTGAGATCCGGGTGTGCAACACGATCTGCGAGCCGACCTCGGAGCGGCAGAACGCGCTGCGGCGGCTGGCCGGCGAGGTCGACCTGATCCTGGCCATCGGGGGTAAGAAGAGCTCGAACACGGCTCGGCTGGCCGAGGTCGGCCGGAGCTACGGCGTGCCCAGCTACCACATCGAGAGCGAGGCAGAGATCGAGCCGGCCTGGCTCGACGGCGTCGAGGTCGTGGGCGTGACGGCCGGGGCCTCCACCCCGGACGACGTGATCGAGGGCGTGGTCGACTGGCTGGTGGGGCAGGGCTTCGCCCCGCCCGAGGATGGCATTCGCTACCGCGACCTGGACGACGTCCCGGCCTACTAG
- a CDS encoding phosphatase PAP2 family protein produces MADLIEHASDVADEAARRAHRAVVPGRVQRRRGRFFLLASAIALVGYLSLMVVVRANKSLQADVAATMRIQRTQHPMLVRAMSAVSWFGFRPQSLILPATAIAGAWLLRFRTEALFLIAAWGASFLSFTTKLFVQRPRPDGELFRVVEANIRDSSFPSGHTLHYVAFWGFFSYLIFTKVRNGVVRWVTTGFIATMAALVGPSRVYLGHHWLTDVLASYLLGLAYLLGLVTVYRWVRSWLHADNGQDG; encoded by the coding sequence ATGGCGGACTTGATCGAGCACGCCTCCGACGTGGCGGATGAGGCGGCTCGCCGGGCGCACCGCGCGGTCGTTCCAGGCCGGGTGCAGCGTCGCCGGGGACGGTTCTTCCTGCTCGCGTCGGCAATCGCACTGGTCGGCTACCTCTCACTCATGGTGGTGGTCCGCGCCAATAAGTCGCTCCAGGCGGATGTGGCCGCCACCATGCGCATCCAGCGGACACAGCACCCGATGCTCGTGCGGGCGATGTCCGCCGTGAGCTGGTTCGGATTCCGCCCGCAGAGCCTGATCCTGCCGGCCACGGCCATCGCAGGGGCGTGGCTGCTGCGGTTCCGCACCGAGGCCCTCTTCCTCATCGCTGCCTGGGGCGCCAGCTTCCTCAGCTTCACCACCAAGCTCTTCGTGCAGCGCCCTCGACCGGACGGCGAGCTGTTCCGCGTGGTCGAGGCGAACATCCGCGACTCGAGCTTCCCGAGCGGGCACACGCTGCACTACGTCGCGTTCTGGGGATTCTTCTCGTACCTCATCTTCACCAAGGTGCGGAACGGCGTCGTGCGCTGGGTCACGACTGGCTTCATCGCGACGATGGCGGCGCTGGTCGGGCCGTCGCGCGTCTACCTGGGCCACCACTGGCTGACCGACGTGCTCGCCTCCTACCTGCTCGGCCTGGCCTACCTGCTGGGGCTGGTGACGGTGTACCGGTGGGTCCGGTCGTGGCTCCACGCGGACAACGGACAGGACGGATAG
- a CDS encoding glycerophosphodiester phosphodiesterase → MAGPERRAADGPGSGRPILIAHRGGARGNEENTAPVFARTEQMPVDMVEFDVRRTVDGALILVHDATVHVGGRRFHVAETPVADLRAAVPGLLTLDEFLEQFGKVRPFNLDMKARGYEAEIAAALRRHDVVAQALVSSVHIWSLRRLGRMVPELALGLSRGHLASSAPPPLQPLAARWLRLTLLLMLLPGLWISRARSVMLQHRVVTPWLVRFLRRRGYRVFTWTVDDPGEAARVARAGVDGIASNTPLDIRDAIASR, encoded by the coding sequence ATGGCCGGTCCGGAGCGCCGCGCGGCTGACGGGCCGGGGAGCGGCCGGCCGATCCTGATCGCCCACCGCGGCGGCGCCCGGGGCAACGAGGAAAACACCGCCCCCGTCTTCGCCCGCACGGAGCAGATGCCTGTCGACATGGTGGAGTTCGACGTCCGCCGCACGGTCGACGGCGCACTGATCCTTGTCCACGACGCCACGGTCCACGTGGGCGGTCGCCGGTTCCACGTGGCGGAGACGCCGGTCGCTGACCTGCGCGCAGCCGTGCCGGGACTGCTGACGCTGGACGAGTTCCTCGAGCAATTCGGGAAGGTGCGCCCGTTCAACCTCGACATGAAGGCCCGCGGCTACGAAGCGGAGATCGCGGCCGCGCTCCGGCGCCACGACGTGGTGGCTCAGGCCCTGGTGTCAAGCGTCCACATCTGGAGCCTGCGGCGGCTCGGCCGGATGGTGCCTGAGCTGGCGCTGGGGCTGTCCCGCGGGCACCTCGCCTCCAGCGCACCCCCGCCGCTGCAGCCGTTGGCAGCCCGCTGGCTGCGGCTCACCCTCCTCCTGATGCTGCTGCCCGGCCTGTGGATCTCCCGGGCGCGGTCGGTGATGCTCCAGCACCGGGTGGTCACCCCGTGGCTGGTGCGTTTCCTCCGCCGGCGCGGCTACCGGGTCTTCACCTGGACCGTGGACGACCCCGGCGAAGCCGCCCGCGTTGCCCGGGCCGGGGTCGACGGCATCGCCAGCAACACGCCGCTAGATATCCGCGACGCCATCGCGAGCCGGTAG
- a CDS encoding GAF domain-containing protein produces MTSYKGVDHYATVRERVNDLFRSTESVQAIFDGVCAILTETLPHHTWAGIYLVEGNDLVLAAWRGPAATEHVRIPIGEGICGYAAAHGESIIVPDVSKDPRYLQCFAETRAEIVVPILAGDRVLGEIDVDSNQLNAFGAADQEILEELADRLASTILKGDRA; encoded by the coding sequence ATGACCAGCTACAAGGGCGTCGACCACTACGCCACTGTCCGCGAGCGCGTCAACGACCTCTTCCGCAGCACCGAGAGCGTGCAGGCCATCTTCGACGGCGTCTGCGCGATCCTCACGGAAACCCTCCCCCACCACACCTGGGCCGGGATCTACCTGGTCGAGGGCAACGATCTCGTCCTGGCCGCCTGGCGTGGCCCGGCTGCGACCGAGCATGTGCGCATCCCAATCGGCGAGGGGATCTGCGGCTATGCCGCCGCGCACGGAGAGTCGATCATCGTACCGGACGTCTCCAAGGACCCGCGCTACCTCCAGTGCTTCGCCGAGACGCGCGCCGAGATCGTCGTCCCGATCCTGGCGGGCGATCGGGTGCTCGGCGAGATCGACGTCGACTCGAACCAGCTCAACGCCTTCGGCGCGGCCGACCAGGAGATCCTGGAGGAACTGGCCGACCGGCTGGCCAGCACCATCCTGAAGGGGGATCGAGCCTAG
- a CDS encoding CAP domain-containing protein: protein MTQHRTPPRGRSRLRTWLYLPLALLLTALPVLSAQAPVKAADPFDEVLATINTYRAWLGLQPMKRHPALDAAAQGHARYYQLNFGDPNLAGMGLHAQQPGRPGFTGATMQDRARAAGYTGWVNENIGISGSMAASVDWFIATINHRLTLIDPRYTEIGFGAVNDGNVRIEVIDVGAPSWSDTATPEWVAWPPDGTTGVGLRFWGEAPNPFPGASYPVGYPITLKYHGPGNVTFERATLMANGRTVPVIAQTGNGWLTRRTYMIAATSPLEPGTTYTITVEGHVDGAPFSRTWSFRTANGDGERLGRPGPVPVAPPLAALPPGVAAADRAVQDLWRTTDGYIAQGADARSWLWGPDTFAALKEAYAESPGGSRQVYYFDKSRMEITNPGGDRTSPWFVTNGLLVRDMIRGEIQIGDNAFQSVGPAAVPVAGDPAPQNPDAPTYASLRGVATVANDHRAPNRIGAAVQETLNKAGAVGVEPTLAGYTTLAAYDEVTGHNVAAVFHNWLTQQPWNPIYVVGRPITEPYWVRARVQGVDQWVLVQAFERRLLTYTPANADEWQVEMGNVGRHYYQWRYGSPPPSP, encoded by the coding sequence TGCCTGGCTCGGCCTCCAGCCGATGAAGCGACACCCAGCCCTCGACGCTGCGGCCCAAGGCCACGCCCGCTACTACCAGCTCAACTTCGGCGATCCCAACCTCGCCGGAATGGGGCTGCACGCTCAGCAGCCGGGTAGGCCGGGCTTCACCGGCGCCACGATGCAGGACCGCGCCCGCGCCGCTGGCTACACCGGCTGGGTCAACGAGAACATCGGCATCAGCGGCTCGATGGCCGCCAGCGTCGACTGGTTCATCGCAACGATCAACCATCGGCTGACCCTTATCGACCCGCGCTACACCGAAATCGGGTTCGGCGCCGTCAACGACGGCAACGTGCGCATCGAAGTGATCGACGTCGGCGCGCCGTCCTGGAGCGACACGGCCACCCCGGAGTGGGTCGCCTGGCCGCCGGACGGGACCACCGGCGTCGGCCTCCGGTTCTGGGGTGAGGCCCCCAACCCCTTCCCCGGCGCCAGCTACCCCGTCGGCTACCCGATCACGCTCAAATACCACGGTCCGGGGAACGTGACCTTCGAGCGCGCCACCCTGATGGCCAACGGTCGCACCGTCCCCGTGATCGCGCAGACGGGCAACGGCTGGCTCACGCGACGGACCTACATGATTGCCGCCACCAGCCCGCTTGAGCCGGGCACCACGTATACGATCACCGTCGAGGGCCACGTCGACGGCGCGCCCTTCTCCCGCACCTGGTCGTTCCGCACCGCCAACGGGGACGGTGAGCGCCTAGGCCGCCCCGGCCCGGTGCCCGTCGCCCCGCCGCTGGCCGCGCTCCCGCCGGGCGTCGCCGCCGCGGACCGCGCGGTGCAGGACCTCTGGCGCACGACCGACGGCTACATCGCGCAGGGCGCCGACGCGCGCAGTTGGCTGTGGGGACCCGATACCTTCGCCGCACTGAAGGAGGCATACGCCGAGTCGCCCGGCGGCAGCCGCCAGGTCTATTACTTCGACAAGAGCCGCATGGAGATCACCAACCCGGGCGGCGACCGCACCAGCCCCTGGTTCGTCACCAATGGCCTGCTGGTGCGCGACATGATCCGCGGCGAGATCCAGATCGGGGACAACGCGTTCCAGTCGGTCGGCCCGGCCGCTGTCCCGGTCGCGGGGGACCCTGCTCCCCAGAACCCCGACGCGCCCACCTACGCCTCGCTGCGAGGTGTCGCGACCGTCGCCAACGACCACCGGGCGCCCAACCGCATCGGCGCCGCCGTGCAGGAGACCCTGAACAAGGCCGGCGCGGTCGGTGTGGAGCCGACGCTGGCCGGGTACACGACGCTCGCAGCCTACGACGAGGTCACCGGACACAACGTCGCCGCGGTGTTCCATAACTGGCTGACGCAGCAGCCCTGGAATCCGATCTACGTGGTCGGGCGCCCGATCACCGAGCCGTACTGGGTTCGCGCGCGGGTGCAGGGCGTCGACCAGTGGGTGCTGGTCCAGGCCTTCGAGCGGCGCCTGCTGACCTACACGCCCGCCAACGCGGACGAATGGCAGGTGGAGATGGGCAACGTCGGGCGCCACTACTACCAGTGGCGCTACGGCTCGCCCCCGCCATCTCCCTAG